In Chthoniobacterales bacterium, one DNA window encodes the following:
- a CDS encoding gluconokinase, which produces MSLYIVMGVAGCGKSSVASQLAEKTGGLFLDGDDFHPLANKAKMAAGTPLTDEDRWGWLDTLNRELKARQSLATPVFLACSALRQVYRDRLAAGLAGLRFIYLHGTKELIRSRLVARQNHFMSPALLDSQFATLEEPTDAIVAEIADPVPMIVEKILAQLG; this is translated from the coding sequence ATGAGCCTCTACATCGTCATGGGAGTCGCCGGGTGCGGCAAAAGCAGCGTCGCGTCCCAGCTCGCGGAGAAAACCGGCGGCCTTTTCCTCGACGGGGACGACTTTCATCCGCTTGCAAACAAGGCAAAAATGGCCGCCGGCACGCCGCTGACCGACGAGGATCGCTGGGGCTGGCTAGACACGTTGAATCGCGAATTGAAAGCGCGGCAAAGCCTGGCGACACCGGTTTTCCTCGCCTGCTCCGCGCTGCGCCAAGTCTATCGCGACCGGCTCGCCGCAGGTTTGGCGGGGCTGCGATTCATCTATTTGCACGGCACGAAGGAGCTCATCCGCTCCCGGCTTGTGGCGCGTCAGAATCACTTCATGTCCCCCGCCCTGCTCGACAGCCAGTTTGCCACTTTGGAAGAACCGACAGACGCGATTGTGGCCGAAATCGCCGATCCAG
- a CDS encoding lactate racemase domain-containing protein, whose amino-acid sequence MSTTVSPAAVRDIVTQACPKANYLGKKILLVVPDATRGCPLGMVFKAVHEQLAEVTSAIDVMIALGTHPPMSEEAICERLEITLDERRTTYSRMQLLNHEWDNPAALRSLGMITADEISALTDGLFAMEVEVKINKLVFDYDQIVIIGPVFPHEVVGFSGGNKYLFPGIGGPEILNFFHWLGAVVTNPMIIGNKWTPVRKVVDRAGALVNVDKLCFCMVVEKGELAGLYSGTPEGAWDQASELSRQLHIVYKEKPFHTILSCAPKMYDELWVGGKCMYKLEPVLADGGELIIYAPHIHEVSVVHGKLIEEIGYHCRDYFLADWDRFKDKPWGILAHSTHVRGIGKMVDGVEHCRAKVTLATGIPREICEKINMGYRDPSSIDIESFADREDEGVLLVRKAGEMLYHLRQQPAWAGGNLPK is encoded by the coding sequence ATGAGCACCACCGTTTCCCCCGCCGCCGTTCGCGACATCGTCACGCAGGCTTGTCCGAAGGCGAATTATCTCGGCAAGAAAATCCTCCTCGTCGTGCCCGATGCGACCCGCGGTTGCCCGCTCGGGATGGTTTTCAAGGCCGTTCATGAACAGCTCGCTGAGGTCACTTCCGCCATCGACGTGATGATTGCCCTCGGGACGCATCCGCCAATGAGCGAGGAGGCGATTTGCGAACGCCTGGAGATCACGCTGGACGAGCGACGGACGACTTACAGTCGAATGCAACTCCTCAACCACGAGTGGGACAATCCCGCCGCGCTGCGCAGCCTGGGCATGATCACTGCGGACGAAATCTCCGCGTTGACCGACGGGTTGTTTGCGATGGAAGTCGAGGTGAAGATCAACAAACTCGTCTTCGACTACGATCAAATCGTCATCATCGGCCCGGTTTTCCCGCACGAAGTCGTCGGCTTTTCGGGCGGAAACAAATATCTTTTCCCCGGCATCGGCGGACCGGAAATCCTGAATTTTTTCCACTGGCTCGGCGCTGTTGTCACGAACCCGATGATCATCGGCAACAAATGGACGCCCGTTCGCAAGGTCGTGGATCGCGCCGGGGCGCTGGTGAATGTGGACAAGCTGTGCTTCTGCATGGTGGTCGAAAAAGGCGAGCTCGCCGGGCTCTATTCCGGCACGCCGGAGGGCGCGTGGGATCAGGCGTCGGAGCTGTCGCGGCAGTTACATATCGTTTACAAAGAGAAGCCGTTTCACACGATTCTCTCCTGCGCGCCGAAGATGTATGACGAGCTCTGGGTCGGCGGCAAATGCATGTATAAGCTTGAGCCGGTGCTGGCCGACGGAGGCGAATTGATCATTTACGCGCCGCACATTCACGAGGTCTCGGTCGTTCACGGGAAATTGATCGAGGAAATCGGCTACCACTGCCGCGACTATTTTCTGGCCGATTGGGACCGTTTCAAGGACAAGCCTTGGGGCATCCTGGCGCACAGCACGCACGTTCGCGGCATTGGAAAAATGGTCGATGGCGTCGAGCACTGCCGGGCGAAAGTCACGCTCGCGACAGGTATTCCGCGGGAGATTTGCGAGAAGATCAACATGGGCTACCGCGATCCGAGTTCCATCGATATCGAGAGCTTCGCCGACCGCGAGGACGAGGGCGTTCTCCTCGTGCGCAAGGCCGGGGAAATGCTCTATCACCTGCGCCAGCAACCCGCATGGGCCGGAGGAAATCTCCCGAAATGA
- a CDS encoding SDR family NAD(P)-dependent oxidoreductase produces MNSLFDLTGDVAVVIGATGVLGGALAEGLAAAGATVAVLGRSAERGESCVTRIKNAGGKAQFFSADAMDPASLKQAHEAIQVAFGSPTILVNAAGGNNPKVTVTAEKAFESIALEDWKESFDLNLAGGAFLPCQEFGPAMVAAKKGSIINIASVSAHLPLSRVVAYSAAKAAVLNLSQFLAREWAASGVRVNTLTPGFFPAEQNRALLFQSDGTPTPRAQSILGHTPMGRFGTSNELIGAVIFLASAQASSFVTGIDLAVDGGFLSQTI; encoded by the coding sequence ATGAATTCTCTTTTTGATCTGACGGGTGATGTGGCGGTGGTGATTGGCGCGACGGGTGTGCTCGGCGGTGCGCTGGCCGAGGGGCTGGCGGCGGCGGGGGCGACGGTGGCGGTACTTGGTCGCAGCGCCGAACGCGGTGAATCGTGTGTGACTCGAATCAAAAACGCGGGTGGAAAAGCGCAGTTTTTTTCCGCCGATGCGATGGACCCGGCGAGCCTGAAGCAGGCGCACGAGGCCATTCAAGTTGCATTCGGATCACCGACGATCCTGGTGAATGCCGCCGGTGGAAACAACCCGAAGGTGACTGTGACCGCCGAGAAAGCGTTTGAATCCATCGCGCTGGAAGATTGGAAGGAAAGCTTCGATCTCAATCTGGCGGGCGGCGCATTTTTGCCGTGCCAGGAGTTTGGCCCGGCGATGGTCGCAGCAAAAAAGGGCAGCATCATCAACATCGCCAGCGTCTCGGCGCATCTGCCGTTGAGTCGAGTCGTGGCCTATTCAGCGGCGAAGGCGGCGGTGTTGAACTTGAGCCAATTTCTCGCCCGCGAATGGGCTGCGAGCGGCGTCCGTGTGAACACGCTCACGCCCGGTTTCTTCCCGGCGGAACAAAATCGCGCCCTGCTTTTCCAATCCGATGGAACTCCCACGCCGCGTGCGCAGTCGATCCTCGGTCACACGCCGATGGGCCGTTTCGGGACATCGAATGAACTCATCGGCGCGGTCATTTTCCTCGCCAGCGCGCAGGCCAGCAGCTTCGTCACAGGAATCGACCTCGCCGTCGATGGTGGTTTCTTGAGTCAAACCATTTAG
- the modA gene encoding molybdate ABC transporter substrate-binding protein, with amino-acid sequence MRLVLFFLLIGVASLSAEPVLVAAASDLQFVLPELIAQYQTTHPDVKIGPTYGASGKFYEQLKNGAPFDLFLSADAAFPRKLIADGLASESDFFLYGTGHLVLWVPKNSPLDLPKQGIRALLDPSVKKIAIANPDHAPYGRAAVAALRSLGVYDAVKDRLVLGENVVQAAQFVQTGAAEAGLIGLSLALAPKLQAEGRYWEIPSDAYPRLEQAGILLRNAPNAPDAREFKLWLQTPEAQIVWKKAGFTLPAE; translated from the coding sequence ATGAGACTCGTCCTCTTTTTTCTCCTCATCGGAGTCGCATCGTTATCGGCCGAACCCGTCCTTGTCGCCGCCGCATCCGACCTCCAATTCGTTCTCCCCGAGCTCATTGCCCAATACCAGACCACTCATCCTGACGTGAAAATCGGCCCCACCTACGGCGCCTCCGGCAAATTCTACGAGCAACTCAAAAACGGCGCGCCCTTCGATCTCTTCCTCTCCGCCGACGCCGCATTTCCGAGAAAATTGATCGCCGACGGACTGGCATCCGAGTCCGATTTCTTCCTCTACGGCACCGGCCACCTCGTCCTTTGGGTGCCGAAAAACTCCCCTCTCGATCTTCCGAAACAAGGTATCCGCGCCCTGCTCGATCCGTCGGTGAAAAAAATCGCCATCGCCAACCCCGACCACGCCCCCTACGGACGCGCCGCCGTCGCCGCCCTGCGCTCGCTCGGCGTTTACGACGCCGTGAAAGACCGCCTCGTCCTCGGCGAAAACGTCGTGCAAGCCGCCCAATTCGTCCAAACTGGCGCCGCCGAAGCCGGCCTCATCGGACTCTCACTCGCCCTCGCCCCGAAACTGCAGGCCGAGGGCCGATACTGGGAAATCCCCTCCGATGCCTACCCCCGGCTGGAGCAAGCCGGCATTCTCCTGCGCAACGCCCCGAACGCCCCCGACGCCCGCGAATTCAAACTCTGGCTGCAAACCCCAGAAGCCCAGATCGTCTGGAAAAAAGCCGGCTTCACCCTGCCAGCGGAGTAA
- a CDS encoding family 10 glycosylhydrolase, which produces MVIRRAAFILAAVLGLITHAAAQNPVPPEPMREFRGTWVATVFNLDWPSSSHTSASVQQAQLVAILDNAKRLKLNAVILQVRPNSDALYRSSMEPWSAWLTGSMGADPGYDPLAFAVAEAHRRGLQLHAWVNPFRALATTEGGMSERHISQRHPEWIRRFGTQLFIDPGVPEAREYVQRVILDIVRRYDVDGVHLDDYFYPYPAGSAEFPDGASYKKYSGGLARAEWRRQNIDRFISGLYSAIKSEKRTVLFGVSPFGIWRPGVPEGTTAGVDAYGSLACDAKLWLQKGWVDYLSPQLYWTSDSPGQSFTKLYDWWSEQNATGRHLWPGIATERIGAGRNAAEQARQINTIRRGRGDAGHIHWSNKSLMQNRGGIATALAKTTYATLALVPASPWLDRDKPSKPALVSKIQEGSHYVDWGESQSNVASYLVQWQTTTGWTSQIIGSTNTGVAWPSGSDVVRSVAVRTVSRTGILSDVAWLQR; this is translated from the coding sequence ATGGTTATCAGGCGTGCGGCGTTTATTCTGGCCGCGGTTTTGGGTCTGATCACCCACGCTGCCGCGCAAAATCCAGTGCCGCCGGAGCCGATGCGGGAGTTTCGCGGAACATGGGTGGCGACGGTGTTTAATCTCGACTGGCCGTCGAGCAGTCATACATCGGCCTCGGTGCAGCAGGCGCAGCTCGTGGCCATCCTCGACAACGCGAAACGACTGAAACTCAACGCTGTCATTCTCCAGGTGCGGCCCAACAGCGACGCGCTTTATCGGTCGTCGATGGAGCCTTGGTCGGCCTGGCTGACGGGCAGCATGGGGGCTGATCCGGGTTACGATCCACTGGCGTTTGCGGTGGCGGAGGCGCACCGGCGCGGGCTGCAATTGCACGCGTGGGTGAATCCCTTTCGCGCGCTCGCAACGACGGAGGGAGGAATGTCGGAGCGTCACATTTCGCAGCGGCATCCCGAGTGGATTCGGCGATTTGGGACGCAGCTTTTCATCGATCCGGGTGTGCCGGAGGCGCGGGAGTATGTGCAGCGGGTGATCCTCGACATCGTGCGTCGCTACGACGTGGACGGGGTGCATTTGGACGATTATTTTTATCCGTATCCGGCGGGCAGCGCGGAGTTTCCCGACGGGGCGAGTTACAAGAAATACAGCGGCGGCCTGGCGCGAGCGGAGTGGCGGCGGCAGAATATCGACCGCTTCATTTCCGGGCTCTACTCGGCGATCAAGAGCGAGAAACGCACGGTGCTTTTCGGGGTAAGCCCGTTTGGAATCTGGCGTCCGGGCGTGCCTGAGGGAACGACGGCGGGAGTGGATGCCTACGGGTCGCTGGCTTGCGACGCGAAGCTCTGGCTGCAAAAGGGCTGGGTGGATTATTTGTCGCCGCAGTTGTATTGGACGAGTGATTCGCCGGGGCAGAGTTTTACGAAACTTTACGACTGGTGGAGCGAGCAAAACGCGACGGGCCGCCATCTCTGGCCGGGCATCGCCACCGAGCGGATCGGCGCGGGCCGCAACGCCGCCGAGCAGGCACGGCAGATCAACACGATTCGCCGGGGGCGCGGCGACGCGGGGCACATTCATTGGAGCAACAAATCGCTCATGCAGAATCGCGGCGGCATCGCGACAGCGCTGGCAAAGACGACTTACGCCACCCTCGCGCTCGTGCCGGCCTCGCCCTGGCTGGACCGCGACAAACCGTCGAAACCCGCGCTGGTTTCCAAGATCCAGGAGGGCTCGCATTATGTGGACTGGGGTGAGTCGCAGTCGAATGTGGCCAGCTACCTCGTGCAATGGCAGACAACGACCGGGTGGACGAGCCAAATCATCGGCTCAACGAACACGGGCGTCGCCTGGCCGAGCGGAAGCGATGTGGTGCGGTCGGTCGCCGTGCGCACGGTCAGCAGAACTGGCATCCTGAGCGACGTGGCCTGGCTGCAACGCTAG
- a CDS encoding glycosyltransferase family 25 protein, which yields MRAYIINLDSATDRWASVSQSFAGTQFDIHRVSGVNGHALQLPIPEYSEGLYRWFHGRPTSLGHVGCYLSHVKAMREFLTSEDDYALIAEDDLTLEPDFEAAIQEAMHYHRSWNILRLTGLSRGKPAVIGKLFGHYQICIGFGRLKGTGAYVVDRRAAEALVEGLIPMRLPIDHAMDREWCFGLSAAYIYPFPASQTETGFKSSIQIGKSLKLSSFRRYLATYPYQVYNEISRWLFRGWHYLRA from the coding sequence GTGCGCGCTTACATCATCAATCTCGACTCCGCGACGGATCGCTGGGCATCTGTTTCCCAGTCGTTTGCTGGCACACAGTTCGACATTCACCGCGTCTCCGGCGTCAATGGCCACGCCTTGCAACTGCCGATTCCCGAGTATTCGGAGGGACTTTATCGCTGGTTTCACGGGCGCCCCACGAGCCTGGGTCACGTCGGTTGCTATCTCAGTCACGTGAAGGCGATGCGGGAATTTCTCACGAGCGAGGACGATTACGCGCTCATCGCCGAGGACGATCTCACGCTCGAACCCGACTTCGAGGCCGCCATTCAGGAGGCGATGCATTACCACCGGAGCTGGAACATTCTGCGCCTGACCGGTCTCTCCCGAGGCAAACCCGCCGTGATCGGGAAACTTTTTGGCCACTACCAGATTTGCATCGGCTTTGGGCGGCTGAAGGGCACCGGTGCCTACGTCGTGGACCGCCGCGCCGCGGAAGCGCTGGTCGAAGGGCTCATTCCGATGCGACTCCCGATCGACCACGCCATGGATCGCGAATGGTGCTTCGGCCTGAGCGCGGCCTACATTTACCCGTTTCCCGCGTCGCAGACTGAGACCGGCTTTAAGTCCTCCATCCAAATCGGGAAATCGCTCAAGCTCTCCTCGTTTCGCCGCTACCTGGCGACTTACCCGTATCAAGTTTACAACGAAATCAGCCGCTGGCTCTTTCGCGGCTGGCACTATCTGCGCGCCTAG
- a CDS encoding SHOCT domain-containing protein, with protein sequence MSFALHFGDFSMGVNFGRSMAIRGFGGMALIVLGMILAGLGRAGAAGSGIVLDPEKARRDVEPWSRMQGGMAKDALDEAGISLGASSDRRINHLPLDEQLRRLYQLRDDGIITEDEYTSKKRQILERM encoded by the coding sequence GTGTCATTTGCACTCCATTTTGGCGACTTCAGCATGGGTGTGAACTTTGGCCGTTCCATGGCGATTCGCGGTTTTGGCGGGATGGCGCTAATTGTTTTGGGAATGATTTTAGCAGGTTTGGGAAGGGCTGGCGCGGCGGGGTCTGGCATCGTTCTTGACCCCGAAAAAGCACGACGCGATGTGGAGCCGTGGTCGCGAATGCAGGGCGGCATGGCGAAGGACGCGCTGGACGAGGCAGGCATTTCCCTAGGCGCTTCCAGCGATCGGCGCATCAATCACCTGCCGCTCGACGAGCAGCTTCGCCGCCTTTACCAACTGCGCGACGACGGCATCATCACCGAGGACGAATACACCTCGAAGAAACGCCAGATTTTGGAGAGAATGTAG
- a CDS encoding helicase C-terminal domain-containing protein: MIALREDIPGDLGERVGGMFSPTGLLAKAKNFEHRQEQQQMAALVAGALENQEHLIVEAGTGVGKSLAYLIPAVLYAQEAKKKAVISTHTINLQEQLIYKDIPLVQKILPNEFEAVLLKGRHNYFCPRRLERALSQAGELFTSPEQEELKRIWTWSQTTKDGTLSDFSIEPDSQVWSHVCSEQHICTPKSCGADGKCFYQQARKRFLSADVVVMNHTLLFMLLGSPAELGDKESGFLFANDFLILDEAHTVEAVAAKHIGLGVSQYGLKHAIQRLYNAKTKKGLFTILGDGDGVRQSTRAFEQVDTFFDSIEEACDFKKGREYRVRHPELVADTITSTLADLQNAVVNCLKRVDDDMTKAELQDMGRRVRDARLGIADFLNQQAEQSVYWVEKTGKAGTSIALNAAPIDLSAHLRQMFFRENNSCILTSATLATGRGDLDYFRTRMGADDVTGEMIGSPFDYEKQMKVFVVKKMSDPRDADYEDALQKWIAHFLEHSNGRAFVLFTSYKTLQSLAEKMEGYFARSKWNFLVQGKGMPRHRLVEEFKSTGNAVLFGTDSFWQGVDVPGEALSNVVITRLPFAVPDHPLIEARLEHIESQGGDPFSEFSLPEAILKFRQGVGRLIRTQQDRGIIVVLDNRILTKQYGKAFLNSLPPCPVEIV, encoded by the coding sequence ATGATTGCCCTTCGCGAAGACATCCCCGGCGACCTCGGTGAACGCGTCGGCGGGATGTTTTCTCCGACGGGTCTGCTGGCGAAGGCGAAAAACTTCGAGCATCGCCAGGAGCAGCAACAGATGGCGGCGCTCGTCGCAGGTGCGTTAGAAAATCAGGAACACCTCATCGTGGAGGCCGGCACGGGCGTGGGAAAGTCGCTGGCGTATCTCATTCCCGCCGTGCTTTACGCGCAGGAGGCGAAGAAAAAAGCGGTCATTTCCACGCACACGATCAATTTGCAGGAGCAGTTGATTTATAAGGACATCCCGCTGGTGCAGAAGATTTTGCCAAACGAGTTTGAGGCGGTTCTGCTGAAGGGCCGGCACAACTATTTTTGCCCGCGCCGGCTGGAGCGTGCGCTGTCGCAGGCCGGGGAACTTTTCACCTCGCCGGAGCAGGAGGAATTGAAACGCATCTGGACCTGGAGCCAGACGACGAAGGACGGCACGCTCTCGGATTTTTCCATCGAACCGGACAGCCAGGTGTGGAGTCACGTCTGCAGCGAGCAGCATATTTGCACGCCGAAATCGTGCGGAGCCGACGGGAAATGTTTCTACCAGCAGGCGCGCAAACGCTTCCTCTCCGCCGACGTCGTGGTGATGAATCACACGCTTCTTTTCATGCTCCTCGGCTCGCCGGCAGAGTTGGGCGACAAGGAGAGCGGATTCCTATTTGCGAATGATTTTCTGATTCTCGACGAAGCGCACACGGTCGAGGCGGTGGCCGCGAAACATATCGGACTCGGCGTCTCGCAATACGGCCTAAAGCACGCGATCCAGCGGCTTTACAACGCCAAGACGAAGAAGGGACTTTTCACGATTCTGGGCGACGGCGACGGCGTGCGCCAATCGACGCGGGCCTTCGAGCAAGTGGACACGTTTTTCGATTCCATCGAGGAAGCGTGCGATTTCAAAAAGGGCCGCGAATACCGTGTGCGCCATCCGGAACTGGTTGCGGACACGATCACGAGCACGCTGGCGGATTTGCAAAATGCCGTCGTGAATTGCCTGAAACGGGTCGATGACGACATGACCAAGGCCGAGCTGCAGGACATGGGCCGCCGGGTGCGCGACGCGCGGCTGGGCATCGCGGATTTCCTGAACCAGCAGGCGGAGCAGAGCGTGTATTGGGTGGAGAAAACCGGGAAAGCCGGCACTTCCATCGCACTCAACGCCGCGCCTATCGACCTCTCGGCGCATCTCCGGCAGATGTTTTTTCGGGAGAATAATTCGTGCATTCTTACCAGCGCCACGCTGGCGACGGGCCGCGGCGACCTCGATTACTTTCGGACTCGCATGGGCGCTGACGACGTGACCGGTGAGATGATTGGAAGTCCCTTCGACTACGAGAAGCAGATGAAGGTGTTTGTGGTCAAAAAGATGTCCGACCCGCGCGATGCCGACTACGAGGACGCGCTGCAAAAGTGGATCGCGCATTTTCTCGAGCACAGCAACGGGCGCGCGTTTGTGCTTTTCACCAGCTACAAAACGCTCCAGTCGCTTGCGGAAAAAATGGAAGGCTACTTCGCGAGATCGAAGTGGAATTTCCTCGTGCAAGGCAAGGGCATGCCGCGCCACCGGCTCGTGGAGGAGTTTAAGTCCACTGGAAACGCCGTCCTTTTCGGCACCGACAGCTTCTGGCAGGGCGTCGATGTGCCCGGCGAGGCGCTGAGCAATGTCGTCATCACGCGGCTGCCGTTTGCGGTGCCGGATCACCCGCTGATCGAGGCCCGGCTAGAGCACATCGAGTCGCAAGGCGGCGATCCGTTTTCGGAGTTTTCTTTACCCGAGGCGATCCTGAAATTCCGCCAGGGCGTGGGACGGCTCATTCGCACGCAGCAGGATCGCGGGATCATCGTCGTGCTGGACAACCGGATTCTGACCAAGCAATACGGCAAGGCGTTTCTCAATTCCCTGCCCCCATGCCCGGTGGAGATCGTCTGA
- a CDS encoding ABC-2 family transporter protein, protein MRRYFEIYQMLFRNSLIREMNFKANFLLWMAVELLWFVGQIFFIEVLFNYVDKIGDWSKWQVVLLVGTHQIIGQLFQAFFYTNLANLPELVRTGKLDFLLLQPVDSQFIVSTSRFGADSVINSLVGVAIVIFSLVKLGIQPSLWQILAYAGAVVFGIGIHYSIMFSLATVSFWIVRAQGVIHGYYNLFNIARYPDVVFRGVFRAIFSFAIPVIIVANTPARVLMNLGNTPALFLQLALASGTVVVLSRLFWKVALRRYSSASS, encoded by the coding sequence ATGCGCCGCTACTTCGAGATTTACCAGATGCTTTTTCGCAATTCACTGATTCGCGAGATGAATTTCAAGGCGAACTTCCTGCTCTGGATGGCGGTCGAGCTGCTCTGGTTCGTCGGCCAGATTTTTTTCATCGAAGTCCTCTTCAACTACGTGGACAAAATCGGCGATTGGTCGAAATGGCAGGTCGTGCTCCTCGTCGGAACGCATCAAATCATCGGCCAGCTTTTCCAAGCGTTTTTCTACACCAACCTCGCGAATCTGCCCGAACTCGTCCGCACCGGGAAACTGGATTTCCTCCTCCTGCAACCGGTGGATTCACAATTCATCGTCTCCACGAGCCGCTTCGGAGCCGACAGCGTTATCAACAGCCTGGTCGGCGTCGCGATCGTGATTTTTTCTCTCGTGAAACTCGGGATTCAACCCTCGCTCTGGCAGATTCTGGCCTACGCCGGGGCCGTCGTGTTCGGGATTGGCATTCATTATTCGATCATGTTTTCGCTGGCGACGGTCAGCTTTTGGATCGTGCGCGCGCAGGGCGTGATCCATGGGTATTACAACCTCTTCAACATCGCGCGCTATCCCGACGTGGTTTTTCGCGGGGTGTTTCGGGCGATTTTCAGCTTCGCGATTCCGGTGATCATCGTCGCGAACACTCCGGCTCGCGTCCTGATGAATCTCGGAAACACGCCCGCGCTTTTTCTCCAGCTCGCCCTCGCCTCGGGCACAGTGGTTGTCCTGAGCCGGCTCTTCTGGAAAGTCGCGTTGCGCCGTTACTCGAGCGCGAGCTCCTAG
- a CDS encoding acyl-CoA desaturase, giving the protein MFKNDKLQAVILIALIAIQVAGVFALLHHFQLFYLAIMIPIYAWGCFSTTLYLHRYLTHRGMEMPEWLKFFWAMGSAVCLSGDPVTWVGDHRYHHLKSDTDEDIHSPLHGFPYAHMMWLVRKPESFRLRSLRYASDVRKIWYCKILETPMFYVVPHILVALTLYFTLGGAGLLWCLYFPMLVLYNFTWAVNSICHMPSLGYRTHETTDASRNNFWVGLGSFGEGFHNNHHAKPKCAAHGLQWWEIDATKYLIWTLEKLGLAWQVAWPKTETAESETEVVSIPTQATALLAKVMEPGQKLASE; this is encoded by the coding sequence ATGTTTAAGAACGATAAACTTCAAGCTGTCATCCTCATAGCTTTAATCGCCATTCAAGTCGCGGGTGTCTTCGCCCTGCTGCATCATTTCCAGCTCTTCTACCTCGCGATCATGATCCCGATTTATGCTTGGGGCTGCTTCAGCACGACACTCTATTTGCATCGTTATCTGACTCATCGCGGAATGGAAATGCCGGAATGGCTGAAGTTTTTCTGGGCCATGGGCTCGGCGGTTTGCCTTTCCGGCGATCCGGTAACCTGGGTGGGCGACCATCGTTATCACCATCTCAAATCCGACACCGATGAGGACATTCACAGCCCGCTCCATGGCTTCCCTTATGCGCATATGATGTGGCTCGTTCGGAAACCGGAGAGCTTCCGCCTGCGCTCTCTGCGTTATGCTTCGGACGTTCGCAAGATCTGGTATTGCAAGATTCTGGAAACCCCGATGTTTTACGTCGTGCCCCATATTCTTGTGGCGCTGACCCTTTATTTCACCCTTGGTGGCGCTGGTTTGCTCTGGTGTCTCTATTTTCCCATGCTGGTGCTTTATAACTTCACGTGGGCAGTGAATTCCATCTGCCACATGCCGAGCCTCGGCTATCGTACGCACGAAACCACCGACGCCAGCCGCAATAACTTCTGGGTTGGCCTCGGTTCCTTTGGCGAGGGCTTCCATAACAATCACCACGCCAAGCCGAAATGCGCCGCGCACGGTCTGCAATGGTGGGAAATCGACGCCACCAAATACCTCATCTGGACCCTCGAAAAACTCGGCCTCGCCTGGCAAGTGGCCTGGCCAAAAACTGAGACCGCTGAGTCCGAGACAGAGGTCGTTTCCATTCCCACCCAAGCCACCGCGCTGCTGGCCAAGGTCATGGAACCGGGCCAAAAACTGGCTTCCGAATAA